ACATTTAGCAAACAATTTGCATCGCTAAATACAACAATTGGAGTTTTCACATATTCCATACCATGATTAACGGCAGCGGTTTTGCCTCTCCTAAGGGGTGACCCGACAATCTCAACCATCGGATACTGCTTTAATAGATCATGGCTATGGTCAGTACTTCCATCTATAACCCATAGGATGTGCAACTTGTCTACTGGGTAATCAAGTTCAAGGCAATTTGCCATTTTTTCAGGGATAATTTCCGCCTCATTATAAGCCGTAATAAATAGCGTCAATGGAGGAAACTGCTTTCCGTCGCTGTTTTGCCCGCCCTCCTTTCTGTGACTGGGGTATGGAAATAACCTGGCTAGTATAAAAATTACGATAGCATAACCGATATAGGTATATAGCACCAAGAATATACAAGTCCAGAAGACAAATTGAATCATAGGCCTGATAGATTTTAGACAAAAATAGACAATTATTTTTACTCAATCTTGTTGGAATCGTCATCATGGTAATGCTTTTTACCCGAAAACAGTCCGCTTAGCGATCTTATAGCTTTACGCAACCTCACGAAAAAACTATTTGCAAGAGATCCATCGGCACTTAGCGTATTCTGTCCAGTCAGTGCGCGCGCCTCTTTACTGCGAATAAACTTAAGCTTTCCATAGTGTTTAAGTCCTAATGCCATTGACCCATCTTCACCACGCTTTATATCCGTCCGGAACCCCACCTCACGCCCAAGATCTGTCTTAAAGGAAAAAACCATTCCCCGCACACACAATTCCGGTCTTTTTATATATTGGAGGTTGAGGTAAATATCCCGAAGCCCTTCATAAATCCATAAGAAAGTTCTTGACTGCCTAGCTAGCGGCAAGAAGCTCCACAAACTGAATG
The genomic region above belongs to Sphingobacterium zeae and contains:
- a CDS encoding glycosyltransferase, whose translation is MIQFVFWTCIFLVLYTYIGYAIVIFILARLFPYPSHRKEGGQNSDGKQFPPLTLFITAYNEAEIIPEKMANCLELDYPVDKLHILWVIDGSTDHSHDLLKQYPMVEIVGSPLRRGKTAAVNHGMEYVKTPIVVFSDANCLLNV